One segment of Amycolatopsis alba DSM 44262 DNA contains the following:
- a CDS encoding type IV secretory system conjugative DNA transfer family protein, producing MDRDAVLMGLIIAALTLIVTIAAAINTAAAMTCGIAGSGWSWPPFLSWVPNASRIIAAPASPGTHLREPWASALDDHVVVFWSVTALLVGLIAAAGVTLAVVGRRRWRPVKPGHATRRDMRKTLSPRRARATAVWTRGDLTTQQRKAADLTEVAVPLHRGPNHQLLVTSLENPTGVIAPTRSGKSRTDLIHKVLAAPGALYASTTKPDLAEWAMLARTRRPNAGPVLLCDATGTVNWPARVRWSPITGCHDPSVALRRAETLIEASSLDLRETGGNDKVFRGRASIVLQAYLLAAALHQRTVTDLVSWAITKPADQEPVELLSTRYPDFAYNLRSEIGMVAETSDAVWMSVRRALEPFMNPAIRAFATPPPGEELDIRDFLLRKGSMFVIAGEHQAPQARPVLTALGEQLITTGQDLALEQDRRRLEPAASMIFDELFDGTPVPRLPGLLADTSGRGVLIHWSAQSRSQLDELYGEHGRRQLIDNTLTLTAFDSIKDDKTLEWLSTLAGHHRRKTYQQHSDGWLGAGRTATGAEDALTYRPGAIRTLDKGRVLIIHANLRPILGRTVDVSQRPDWDQLSADVDTIRSGTAQITTDGYTYQRAQQLRTAAAIGGL from the coding sequence ATGGACCGCGACGCAGTCCTCATGGGCCTGATCATCGCCGCGCTCACGCTGATTGTGACCATTGCGGCCGCGATCAACACCGCCGCAGCCATGACATGCGGCATTGCCGGTAGCGGCTGGTCCTGGCCACCGTTTCTGTCATGGGTGCCGAACGCGAGCCGCATCATCGCAGCGCCCGCCAGCCCCGGAACGCACCTGCGAGAACCGTGGGCCTCGGCCCTCGACGATCACGTTGTCGTGTTCTGGTCAGTCACCGCACTGCTGGTAGGACTGATCGCGGCAGCCGGCGTGACACTCGCGGTGGTCGGGCGACGACGCTGGCGGCCGGTGAAACCCGGTCACGCCACCCGCCGGGACATGCGCAAGACCCTGTCACCACGCCGCGCCCGCGCCACCGCCGTCTGGACCCGCGGCGACCTCACCACGCAACAGCGTAAGGCCGCCGACCTCACGGAGGTCGCCGTTCCACTGCACCGCGGACCGAACCACCAGCTGCTCGTGACCTCCCTGGAGAACCCGACCGGGGTGATCGCGCCAACCCGCTCCGGGAAAAGCCGCACCGACCTCATCCACAAGGTGCTCGCCGCACCCGGTGCCCTGTACGCCTCCACCACGAAACCCGATCTCGCCGAATGGGCGATGCTCGCACGCACACGACGGCCCAACGCCGGGCCGGTACTGCTGTGCGACGCGACCGGCACCGTCAACTGGCCCGCTCGCGTGCGCTGGTCACCGATCACCGGCTGCCACGACCCATCCGTAGCGCTGCGCCGCGCCGAAACGCTCATCGAAGCGTCATCGCTCGACCTGCGAGAGACCGGCGGCAACGACAAGGTCTTCCGCGGCCGCGCCTCGATCGTCCTTCAGGCTTACCTGCTCGCCGCCGCACTACACCAGCGGACCGTCACCGATCTCGTCAGCTGGGCGATCACCAAACCCGCCGACCAAGAGCCCGTCGAACTGCTCAGCACCCGCTACCCGGACTTCGCCTACAACCTCCGCTCGGAGATAGGCATGGTTGCCGAGACCTCCGACGCGGTCTGGATGTCGGTCCGCCGTGCGCTCGAACCCTTCATGAACCCCGCGATCCGCGCGTTCGCCACACCACCTCCAGGCGAAGAACTCGACATCCGGGACTTCCTGCTGCGCAAAGGATCCATGTTCGTCATCGCAGGCGAACACCAAGCACCGCAAGCCCGGCCCGTGCTGACCGCGCTCGGGGAACAGCTAATCACCACAGGGCAGGACCTCGCACTCGAGCAAGACCGCCGGCGGCTGGAACCCGCCGCCAGCATGATCTTTGACGAACTCTTCGACGGAACACCGGTACCGCGACTTCCCGGACTGCTCGCCGACACCTCCGGACGCGGCGTGCTCATCCACTGGTCCGCGCAGTCCCGCTCCCAGCTCGACGAACTCTACGGCGAGCACGGCCGACGACAGCTGATCGACAACACCCTGACCCTGACGGCCTTCGACAGCATCAAGGACGACAAGACACTCGAATGGCTGTCCACCCTCGCGGGCCACCACCGACGCAAGACCTACCAGCAGCACAGCGACGGCTGGCTCGGCGCCGGCCGCACCGCCACCGGCGCGGAAGACGCCTTGACCTACCGGCCAGGCGCCATCCGAACGCTCGACAAAGGCCGCGTCCTGATCATCCACGCCAATCTGCGCCCCATCCTCGGCCGCACTGTCGACGTATCCCAACGACCGGACTGGGACCAGCTCAGCGCCGACGTCGACACCATCCGTTCAGGCACCGCCCAGATCACCACCGACGGCTACACCTACCAGCGGGCCCAGCAACTGCGTACCGCCGCCGCGATCGGCGGATTGTGA
- a CDS encoding C40 family peptidase → MAQGGRYASGERKGFGACILLAIVMQIMAPIATLSLAIIVGGAAAPVCEPPETGIGRIVKDPTPTPSAEQLDIARTIVTVVRQRGLPRRAAVLAISTGLVESKLANLTHGDRDSLGVFQQRPSQGWGTPAQILNPVYATNAFLNRLVAIPGWDTLPPGQAQQRVQRSGFPDRYAPRESEAARITDAVWKGTVPPGVPARQPTEIADLPAGCADDGGSDIPISPNEADRTKLPTGFQYPADPRQRAAVTYAIAQLGKPYVWGGKGPSGFDCSGLMLAAWASAGVAIPAGTVSQVHAGHAVPGLNQVQPGDLLFIPGSLGTPANPRHVGMYAGHGLIVNAYDSSTGVILEPLSAWSGKIVMIRRVTDPSTPSPNSGGRPPDGQQPGPRQRHGPRRSPHGPDHRRAHADCDHCGRDQHRRSHDMRHCR, encoded by the coding sequence ATGGCCCAAGGAGGACGCTACGCCAGCGGAGAACGCAAAGGCTTTGGTGCCTGCATTCTCCTTGCCATCGTGATGCAGATTATGGCACCGATCGCGACACTCAGCCTCGCGATCATCGTCGGCGGCGCCGCCGCACCGGTCTGCGAGCCGCCGGAAACCGGTATCGGCCGGATCGTCAAAGACCCCACCCCCACGCCGTCAGCCGAACAACTGGACATCGCCCGCACGATCGTTACAGTCGTCCGGCAGCGTGGCCTGCCTCGCAGAGCAGCCGTTCTGGCCATCTCGACCGGTCTCGTGGAATCCAAACTGGCCAACCTGACCCACGGAGACCGTGACTCCCTCGGCGTCTTCCAACAGCGCCCCTCCCAGGGCTGGGGCACACCGGCACAGATCCTCAACCCGGTCTACGCCACAAACGCGTTCCTCAACCGGCTGGTCGCCATCCCCGGCTGGGACACCCTGCCGCCAGGGCAAGCACAGCAACGCGTCCAACGTTCCGGATTCCCGGATCGGTACGCGCCGCGCGAATCCGAGGCAGCGCGCATCACCGACGCGGTGTGGAAGGGCACCGTGCCGCCGGGTGTCCCTGCTCGGCAGCCGACCGAGATCGCGGACCTGCCTGCAGGCTGCGCCGATGACGGTGGATCGGACATCCCGATCAGCCCGAACGAGGCAGACCGGACCAAACTGCCCACAGGCTTCCAATACCCGGCCGATCCCCGCCAGCGCGCCGCAGTCACCTATGCCATCGCGCAGCTGGGAAAACCCTACGTGTGGGGCGGAAAAGGCCCCAGCGGATTCGATTGCTCCGGGCTCATGCTCGCCGCGTGGGCGTCCGCCGGTGTCGCGATCCCGGCCGGAACGGTCAGCCAAGTCCACGCCGGACACGCTGTCCCCGGCCTGAACCAGGTCCAACCCGGCGACCTGCTGTTCATTCCCGGATCCCTTGGCACACCAGCCAATCCGCGCCATGTCGGCATGTACGCCGGTCACGGCCTGATCGTGAACGCCTACGACTCCAGCACCGGCGTGATCCTCGAACCGCTGTCCGCGTGGAGCGGAAAGATCGTGATGATCCGCCGCGTCACGGACCCCAGCACGCCCTCCCCGAACTCGGGAGGGAGACCGCCAGATGGGCAACAACCCGGCCCGCGTCAGCGGCATGGACCGCGACGCAGTCCTCATGGGCCTGATCATCGCCGCGCTCACGCTGATTGTGACCATTGCGGCCGCGATCAACACCGCCGCAGCCATGACATGCGGCATTGCCGGTAG
- a CDS encoding ATP-binding protein yields the protein MLRMMPFGVKTLISGDVKGEYTPVLKALGATPIVLGPGSPARVNALDLGPLTARWDTWTARRQRSELTWILGRWVQLLTALAEAQGYAATVTDEAVLAAVLRRAVGAADANTRLRPITIPDVHRALADPPDELWRESRFADRRQFLDHLRPITDALNNLVSGPLAGMFDAATNVELDWDAPAQSMDLSRLDSRGDKAVAVALTCLGSWSAIATDLQDDGEIRIVVRDEVWRQMRLGVRALMSFDSELRLSRKHKIIQIALVHKPADFLTVGDAGSQAASIARDMLSLFSTRVLFGQTTRVATELGDALSLAEKERLAISGWANHRRGRALWKTENQTGRKVQTVLSAVERRHFDTNIQLRSTYRNSRRETSRNSGAADVASGSIGARDNQSVET from the coding sequence ATGCTGCGCATGATGCCCTTCGGCGTCAAGACCTTGATCAGCGGCGACGTGAAGGGCGAGTACACGCCAGTCCTGAAAGCACTGGGAGCCACGCCGATCGTGCTCGGCCCCGGCAGCCCGGCTCGCGTGAACGCTCTTGACCTAGGCCCGCTCACGGCGCGCTGGGACACCTGGACCGCAAGGCGACAGCGCAGCGAGCTCACCTGGATCCTCGGCCGCTGGGTACAACTGCTCACCGCGCTCGCCGAAGCCCAAGGGTACGCCGCTACCGTGACCGACGAAGCCGTCCTGGCCGCCGTGTTGCGCCGCGCCGTCGGCGCCGCGGACGCCAACACCCGGCTCCGCCCGATCACCATCCCCGACGTACACCGCGCCCTGGCCGACCCTCCCGACGAACTCTGGCGCGAGAGCAGGTTCGCCGACCGGCGACAGTTCCTCGACCACTTGCGCCCCATCACCGACGCACTGAACAACCTGGTCTCCGGACCGCTCGCCGGAATGTTCGACGCCGCGACCAACGTGGAACTCGACTGGGACGCCCCCGCGCAATCGATGGACCTGTCCCGGCTGGACAGCCGCGGAGACAAAGCAGTCGCCGTCGCCCTGACCTGCCTCGGATCATGGTCGGCCATCGCCACCGACCTCCAGGACGACGGCGAGATCCGCATCGTCGTCCGCGACGAGGTATGGCGCCAGATGCGCCTAGGAGTCCGCGCACTGATGTCCTTCGACAGCGAACTGCGCCTCTCCCGCAAACACAAGATCATCCAGATCGCGCTCGTGCACAAACCCGCAGACTTCCTCACCGTCGGCGACGCCGGCTCCCAGGCGGCGTCGATCGCCCGCGACATGCTCAGCCTGTTCAGCACACGAGTCCTCTTCGGGCAGACAACGCGTGTCGCTACCGAACTTGGCGACGCGCTATCACTGGCGGAGAAGGAACGATTAGCAATTTCCGGATGGGCCAACCACCGCCGCGGGCGCGCACTGTGGAAGACGGAAAACCAGACCGGACGCAAAGTGCAGACCGTGCTCAGTGCCGTCGAACGGCGTCACTTCGACACCAATATCCAACTGCGAAGCACTTACCGAAATAGTCGCCGCGAGACCTCCCGGAATTCTGGCGCCGCCGACGTAGCGTCCGGGAGTATAGGCGCCCGCGACAATCAATCTGTTGAGACGTAG
- a CDS encoding SCO6880 family protein, with protein MTSRVYRGLSRREHDGWILGLTPAQALTCVLLAVPVVITLSAGEITKSLVIACVSCPLAALVVVPVRGRTAARWLAHLLLFQVGAAFGWTRWQTRATTGQVDPDEPDLPGTLARVRFPDGPPLRDQGRVCLIHDTGEGRWGATARLSHSGVGMLSDHECELLAARLGNLLEALGQREVIDRMSLLVRTVPDDGADYRAWRARNEITPAPRLAAETTRELDRTIGLPSVRHEIFVTISGREDTLRRPAIAAGGGANGRALVLYRVLDSLDERFRALGAHSVRWLSGGHLAEAIRTGFNPATAAILNASHNQGDARAALPWAAAGPAHAPVPSARAYHHDGFSTVSYAVLMPHRGTTFGSLSSLLAVKTPGERRSLAVHYEIMPAGRAHRAVRGTRFRTRVMRDWKASKGFAASAEDRHEARRASLQEDAIASGHGMVRFAVTTAVTVPATWPVEDHAARLESAIAGRFRLLRMELAQDAGFVAAVLPLGIGLPRLRGGGW; from the coding sequence ATGACCAGCCGCGTGTACCGGGGGCTGTCACGACGCGAACACGACGGCTGGATACTCGGCCTCACCCCGGCGCAGGCTCTCACGTGCGTCCTGCTCGCCGTGCCGGTGGTGATCACCCTGTCCGCAGGCGAGATCACCAAGTCACTGGTCATCGCCTGCGTCAGCTGCCCGCTCGCGGCGCTGGTCGTTGTGCCTGTACGCGGACGGACAGCCGCGCGCTGGCTCGCTCATCTGCTGCTGTTCCAGGTCGGTGCCGCCTTCGGCTGGACGCGCTGGCAAACGCGCGCCACCACCGGTCAGGTCGATCCCGACGAGCCGGACCTGCCCGGCACGCTGGCCCGGGTGCGATTCCCGGACGGGCCACCGCTGCGCGACCAAGGACGTGTCTGCCTGATCCACGACACCGGCGAAGGACGGTGGGGCGCGACAGCGCGCCTGTCCCACTCCGGAGTGGGGATGCTGTCGGACCACGAATGCGAGCTGCTGGCGGCGCGGCTGGGCAACCTGCTCGAAGCCCTCGGACAGCGTGAAGTCATCGACCGCATGTCGCTGCTCGTGCGGACCGTCCCCGACGACGGCGCCGACTACCGCGCTTGGCGGGCACGCAACGAAATCACACCAGCGCCACGACTCGCGGCCGAGACGACCAGGGAACTGGACCGCACCATCGGCCTGCCCTCGGTGCGCCACGAGATCTTCGTGACGATCAGCGGGCGCGAAGACACCCTCCGGCGGCCCGCCATCGCCGCAGGCGGCGGAGCCAACGGCCGTGCCCTCGTGCTCTATCGCGTCCTGGACAGCCTCGACGAACGGTTCCGCGCCCTCGGCGCCCACAGCGTTCGCTGGCTGTCCGGTGGTCACTTGGCCGAAGCGATCCGCACTGGGTTCAACCCGGCGACAGCGGCGATCCTGAACGCGAGCCACAACCAGGGCGACGCTAGGGCCGCGCTACCGTGGGCGGCCGCCGGGCCGGCCCACGCACCCGTGCCGTCCGCGCGGGCCTATCACCACGATGGCTTCTCCACCGTGTCTTACGCGGTACTGATGCCACACCGCGGCACGACATTCGGCTCGCTCAGCTCCCTGCTCGCAGTGAAGACACCAGGCGAACGCCGCAGTCTCGCTGTGCACTACGAGATCATGCCCGCAGGCCGCGCGCATCGCGCCGTGCGCGGCACCCGATTCCGCACGCGCGTCATGCGGGACTGGAAGGCATCCAAAGGATTCGCCGCCAGCGCCGAGGACCGCCATGAAGCCCGGCGCGCGAGCCTCCAGGAGGACGCGATCGCGTCCGGCCACGGCATGGTCCGGTTCGCGGTCACGACCGCGGTCACAGTGCCCGCGACCTGGCCGGTCGAAGACCACGCAGCCCGGCTGGAAAGTGCTATCGCGGGACGATTTCGGCTGCTGCGCATGGAACTCGCACAGGATGCCGGGTTCGTCGCTGCAGTTCTTCCGCTCGGCATCGGGCTGCCCAGGCTGCGCGGAGGTGGGTGGTGA
- a CDS encoding DUF6545 domain-containing protein: MRKLISDRHVPSALSRDYLAGGLLFSGVSLVAGAPATMRWGDQCTGLPHFTYLIHCLVTMAAMVCMAGFLRAVTMTTVRMRTTGALFAGCAGALAALYVSSGPADPLFGISARQPASLAFTLIYLVFMITWIVAFIRGAWRISRGTDMVVRFGIFLAVLGMGVGLIGLVWKAITLLDTLVRSEQVIRNPGFTLLAEACGAVLFAAGSGFASAVRRIDESRARRRTESIKCLWERLRPVWSQSGLYNGLDESDFRRQIVQVFDAWLLLRSYVHPALQHMIAIVIAERRLGARRGARVTAAAELRGALAAFENGLDAAAPAQSVDPAPQPTMLMADERRELDWIAEVAQAWTDDAVTEIMERVRRRGYREMPPMTCASRPPLRRGGSVHEDGG, translated from the coding sequence GTGCGCAAGCTGATCTCCGACCGGCATGTACCTTCCGCACTCAGCCGCGACTACCTCGCGGGCGGGCTGCTGTTCAGTGGAGTCTCGCTTGTGGCCGGCGCCCCGGCCACGATGCGCTGGGGCGACCAGTGCACGGGATTGCCGCACTTCACGTACCTGATTCACTGCCTCGTCACCATGGCCGCCATGGTCTGCATGGCGGGCTTCCTGCGCGCGGTGACCATGACGACGGTCCGGATGCGGACAACTGGTGCTCTGTTCGCTGGATGCGCTGGTGCTCTCGCCGCGTTGTACGTGTCGTCCGGGCCGGCTGATCCGCTGTTCGGGATCTCCGCTCGGCAGCCGGCGTCGCTGGCGTTCACGCTGATCTACCTGGTGTTCATGATCACGTGGATTGTGGCGTTCATCCGGGGAGCTTGGCGAATCTCCCGCGGCACAGACATGGTCGTGCGGTTCGGGATCTTTCTTGCGGTTCTGGGCATGGGGGTCGGGCTGATCGGTCTGGTGTGGAAGGCGATCACGCTGCTGGACACACTCGTTCGCTCTGAGCAGGTGATCCGGAATCCGGGCTTCACACTTCTTGCCGAAGCGTGCGGGGCTGTCCTGTTCGCGGCGGGTTCAGGGTTCGCGTCGGCAGTACGCCGGATCGACGAGTCCAGGGCGAGGAGGCGCACGGAGTCGATCAAGTGCCTCTGGGAACGCCTTCGTCCGGTCTGGTCGCAGTCAGGGCTGTATAACGGCCTAGACGAGTCCGATTTCCGCAGACAGATTGTCCAGGTCTTCGACGCGTGGCTTCTGCTGCGAAGCTATGTCCACCCGGCGCTGCAACACATGATCGCCATCGTGATCGCGGAGCGGCGACTGGGCGCCAGAAGAGGGGCGCGAGTGACCGCCGCGGCGGAACTGCGGGGTGCCTTGGCCGCGTTCGAGAACGGACTGGACGCGGCGGCGCCCGCGCAGAGCGTCGATCCTGCGCCACAACCCACCATGCTGATGGCGGACGAACGACGGGAACTCGACTGGATAGCCGAGGTGGCGCAGGCGTGGACCGACGACGCGGTCACGGAGATCATGGAGCGCGTGCGCCGACGCGGCTACCGGGAGATGCCGCCGATGACCTGTGCCAGTCGGCCACCGCTCCGCCGCGGTGGCTCCGTTCACGAAGACGGCGGCTGA
- a CDS encoding ImmA/IrrE family metallo-endopeptidase: MAFGASRRELRRRCDELIETLPIRPGFEVTAFLEELGAQRKTPLALWRMNATGATPSGMLVTTEAMDYLFVVRGTPWAHVLHIVAHELGHLLLGHKCSRSVHASGDRRQPWGEVEAEEFAYRFAARVRLVERRHRMRGSCHEVLAAFGSRNHGYQYGV; this comes from the coding sequence ATGGCTTTCGGGGCCAGCAGGAGAGAACTCAGGCGGCGTTGCGACGAGCTGATCGAGACGCTGCCGATCCGGCCAGGGTTCGAAGTGACAGCGTTCCTGGAGGAGTTGGGCGCGCAGCGGAAGACCCCGCTCGCGTTATGGCGGATGAACGCCACCGGAGCGACACCCAGCGGCATGCTGGTGACCACCGAGGCGATGGACTACCTGTTCGTGGTGCGCGGGACCCCGTGGGCGCACGTCCTGCATATCGTCGCGCACGAACTCGGCCACCTGCTTCTCGGTCACAAGTGCTCGCGTAGCGTGCACGCCTCCGGTGACCGGCGGCAGCCGTGGGGGGAGGTCGAGGCGGAGGAGTTCGCGTACCGCTTCGCGGCCCGAGTGCGGCTGGTGGAACGGCGCCATCGGATGCGCGGGTCCTGTCATGAGGTGCTCGCGGCGTTCGGGTCCCGGAACCATGGGTATCAGTACGGTGTTTGA
- a CDS encoding BMP family ABC transporter substrate-binding protein — MKGTKLRGVVAVLAAVVAVQLTACSAGGGQPHPVGATPKVALVLGGSATDRGFNQVAADAASELQKRGAISFQVSENVTNAEAESKMRQYATSGYDLVVGWGLGFSDTVFKVATQIPTARFVATGGVDILNKATPSVETWTYAAEQLGYLMGIIAGSTQLSPVGIVDGEQAPFVQAQWFGFSQGLAATNPAARQLPPVYTGSWEDAARASQATAAQIAAGARLVATNAEGYSPGVASAAQAGGIATVGLATLTSAAAASVNVGQVKTDLTPILTEWITRLKNGTFGSRGTTSTIANRSLVPADLTSVAAAPGMPSDLDKRIADLAERLRAGTVTITPWQPGR; from the coding sequence GTGAAAGGCACCAAACTGCGTGGGGTCGTCGCTGTGTTGGCGGCGGTGGTAGCTGTGCAACTGACGGCCTGTAGTGCAGGTGGCGGCCAGCCGCATCCGGTCGGCGCGACGCCAAAGGTGGCGCTCGTTCTGGGCGGAAGCGCGACCGACCGCGGGTTCAACCAGGTCGCCGCGGATGCCGCGAGTGAACTTCAGAAACGCGGCGCGATCAGCTTTCAAGTCTCGGAGAACGTCACGAATGCCGAGGCCGAGTCCAAGATGAGACAGTACGCGACCTCGGGCTACGACCTGGTCGTCGGCTGGGGACTGGGGTTCTCGGACACGGTCTTCAAAGTCGCTACGCAGATCCCCACCGCGCGGTTTGTCGCTACAGGCGGGGTGGACATCCTGAACAAGGCCACACCTTCCGTCGAGACCTGGACCTACGCCGCGGAGCAACTCGGGTACCTGATGGGGATCATCGCCGGATCGACGCAGCTGTCGCCGGTCGGCATCGTCGACGGCGAACAGGCCCCGTTCGTCCAAGCCCAATGGTTCGGTTTCAGCCAGGGACTCGCCGCCACGAACCCGGCGGCGCGGCAACTTCCACCGGTCTACACCGGTTCCTGGGAAGACGCCGCGCGGGCAAGTCAGGCCACCGCCGCGCAGATCGCGGCCGGCGCCAGGCTCGTCGCGACCAACGCGGAGGGGTACAGCCCAGGAGTGGCCAGCGCTGCCCAAGCCGGTGGTATCGCGACAGTCGGCCTGGCGACGTTGACCAGCGCAGCCGCAGCGTCGGTCAACGTAGGTCAGGTGAAAACCGACCTGACGCCGATCCTGACCGAATGGATTACGAGGCTCAAGAACGGCACGTTCGGGAGCCGAGGCACGACGTCGACCATCGCGAATCGCTCTCTCGTACCCGCTGACCTCACTAGTGTGGCCGCCGCGCCGGGAATGCCATCGGACCTGGACAAACGCATCGCCGATCTTGCGGAGCGCCTGCGAGCGGGCACGGTCACCATCACACCCTGGCAGCCGGGCAGATGA
- a CDS encoding ATP-binding cassette domain-containing protein, translating to MTTAPLLALRSVSKKFPAVQALDTVTVAVNGGQIHALLGQNGAGKSTAAQIAAGLDTPDEGHVEVAGSPVLFGGRADAIAHGVGYIPQADSLVDDLTLVETLALSQTHRVVRRRKLTARLRTTASQAGVPVALDTPARHLSRGERQLGELVIALAQGARVLLLDEPTSALGPREVETLFDHLRTVADSGVAVLLISHHLGDVRQVADTATVLAHGRVIHTGPVADIDDRTLARTIVGDEVRTPPPRTGREPGEDVLVLSGVSATCGDPVPVRDVSLRVRAGEVVAVVGVAGNGQRALAEVAACRIAPVTGTVSSGQRVAYVPEHRVDALLPERAAWWSAMVTRLREPAFSRRGGLDAVALVGAASALFDRHDVRPRNPDVAVTALSGGNQQKLLVGRELDNRPDVAILHGPTQGLDLVATRAILDEIRRAADAGTALLVISADLDEARQLADRLVVLSKGRIIADVPAGELDDTVLWRLTSGLPSAEVAPGRTAAGNAK from the coding sequence ATGACCACGGCGCCTCTGCTGGCGCTGCGGTCGGTCTCCAAGAAGTTTCCCGCCGTCCAGGCGCTCGACACCGTCACTGTGGCCGTGAACGGCGGACAGATTCATGCGCTCCTTGGTCAGAACGGAGCCGGGAAGTCCACAGCCGCGCAGATCGCCGCTGGGCTGGACACGCCTGACGAAGGCCACGTCGAGGTCGCCGGTTCCCCGGTCCTGTTTGGCGGTCGTGCTGACGCGATCGCGCACGGGGTGGGATACATTCCACAGGCCGACAGCCTCGTCGACGACCTCACGCTCGTGGAAACCCTGGCGTTAAGCCAAACTCACCGGGTCGTGCGCCGCAGAAAACTCACCGCCAGGCTGCGAACCACGGCCTCGCAGGCAGGCGTTCCAGTCGCCTTGGACACCCCAGCGCGGCATCTCAGCCGAGGCGAACGCCAACTCGGCGAGCTGGTAATCGCGCTGGCACAGGGGGCTCGTGTCCTGCTGCTCGACGAGCCCACCTCAGCGCTTGGTCCACGCGAGGTCGAGACCTTGTTCGATCATCTGCGCACGGTGGCCGATTCGGGCGTGGCGGTTCTCCTCATTTCCCATCACCTGGGTGATGTTCGCCAGGTCGCGGACACCGCGACAGTGCTCGCGCACGGCCGGGTCATCCACACCGGTCCGGTCGCCGACATCGACGACCGGACCCTGGCCCGCACCATCGTCGGTGACGAGGTGAGGACACCGCCTCCACGTACCGGCCGCGAACCCGGTGAGGACGTCCTTGTGCTCTCAGGGGTCAGCGCGACATGCGGCGATCCCGTTCCCGTCCGCGATGTCAGCCTTCGGGTACGTGCGGGCGAAGTCGTGGCCGTTGTCGGCGTCGCTGGCAACGGCCAGCGCGCCTTGGCCGAAGTCGCCGCATGCCGCATCGCTCCCGTGACCGGCACAGTGTCCAGTGGGCAGCGGGTGGCCTACGTACCCGAGCATCGGGTCGACGCGCTGCTTCCAGAGCGGGCGGCGTGGTGGTCGGCGATGGTGACGCGTCTGCGCGAACCCGCGTTTTCCCGCCGGGGCGGCCTCGATGCCGTGGCTCTCGTCGGGGCCGCCAGCGCGTTGTTCGACCGGCACGACGTGCGCCCCCGAAACCCGGACGTCGCGGTGACGGCACTGTCAGGCGGAAACCAGCAGAAGCTCCTTGTTGGCCGCGAACTCGACAACAGACCAGACGTCGCGATCCTCCATGGGCCGACACAGGGCCTGGACCTGGTGGCAACCCGCGCGATCCTTGACGAGATCCGGCGAGCAGCCGATGCAGGTACCGCGCTCCTGGTGATCTCTGCGGACCTCGACGAGGCCCGCCAGCTCGCCGATCGCCTCGTCGTACTGTCGAAGGGCCGGATCATCGCGGACGTCCCCGCCGGGGAACTCGACGACACAGTGCTCTGGCGACTGACGTCCGGGCTGCCCTCCGCCGAAGTCGCACCCGGCCGCACTGCTGCGGGCAATGCCAAGTGA